From the Clupea harengus chromosome 15, Ch_v2.0.2, whole genome shotgun sequence genome, one window contains:
- the gja1b gene encoding gap junction alpha-1 protein, which produces MGDWSALGRLLDKVQAYSTAGGKVWLSVLFIFRILVLGTAVESAWGDEQSAFKCNTQQPGCENVCYDKSFPISHVRYWVLQIIFVSTPTLLYLAHVFYLMRKEEKLNRKKEELKLVGNDGGDVEIPLQKIEMKKLKHGLQEHGKVKMKGALLRTYIFSILFKSLFEVGFLVIQWYLYGFTLAAVYTCERDPCPHRVDCFLSRPTEKTVFIIFMLVVSLVSLGLNVVELFYVFYKRIKDRVKGNQGNLYPIAGTMSTTPKDMSTTKYAYYNGCSSPTAPLSPMSPPGYKLATGERTNSCRIYNKQANEQNWANYSTEQNRLGQNGSTISNSHAQAFDFPDGTQEHQKLPPGHELQPLALLDPRPCSRASSRISSRPRPDDLDV; this is translated from the coding sequence ATGGGTGACTGGAGTGCTTTGGGAAGACTCCTGGACAAAGTCCAGGCTTACTCCACGGCCGGTGGAAAAGTCTGGCTCTCCGTGCTTTTCATCTTTCGCATCCTGGTGCTGGGGACGGCAGTGGAGTCGGCGTGGGGCGATGAACAGTCGGCCTTCAAATGCAACACGCAGCAGCCCGGTTGCGAGAACGTCTGCTACGACAAGTCCTTTCCTATCTCGCACGTGCGCTACTGGGTGCTACAGATTATCTTCGTGTCCACGCCCACGCTGCTCTACCTGGCTCACGTCTTCTACCTGATGCGCAAGGAGGAGAAGCTCAACCGCAAGAAAGAGGAGCTGAAGTTGGTGGGCAACGACGGTGGTGACGTGGAGATCCCGCTGCAGAAGATCGAGATGAAGAAGCTCAAGCACGGGCTGCAGGAGCACGGCAAGGTCAAGATGAAGGGCGCCCTCTTGCGCACCTACATCTTTAGCATCCTCTTCAAGTCGCTCTTCGAGGTGGGCTTCCTGGTCATCCAGTGGTACTTGTACGGCTTCACGCTTGCGGCAGTGTACACTTGCGAGCGCGACCCCTGCCCGCACCGCGTGGACTGCTTTCTCTCCCGGCCCACGGAGAAGActgtcttcatcatcttcatgcTGGTGGTTTCGCTGGTGTCCCTGGGGCTCAACGTAGTCGAGCTGTTCTACGTCTTCTACAAGCGTATCAAGGACCGCGTCAAGGGGAATCAGGGTAACCTCTACCCCATCGCCGGCACCATGAGCACCACGCCCAAGGACATGTCCACCACCAAGTACGCCTACTACAACGGATGCTCATCGCCCACCGCCCCACTCTCCCCCATGTCACCGCCAGGCTACAAGCTGGCCACGGGGGAGAGGACCAACTCCTGTCGCATTTATAACAAGCAGGCCAACGAGCAGAACTGGGCCAACTACAGCACGGAGCAGAACCGGCTGGGCCAGAACGGCAGCACCATCTCCAACTCGCATGCCCAGGCCTTTGACTTCCCAGATGGCACCCAGGAGCACCAGAAACTGCCGCCGGGCCACGAGCTTCAGCCACTGGCGCTCCTGGACCCAAGGCCTTGCAGCCGGGCCAGCAGCCGCATCAGCAGCCGACCACGGCCGGACGATCTAGACGTCTAG